A region from the Isachenkonia alkalipeptolytica genome encodes:
- a CDS encoding TIGR01906 family membrane protein gives MNRWLKRLLYILAGILLSVVLLLTATELVSFNVDHYLTQFERYDVPEVTGMDMDNLEYTVEDMHRYLRGDDRHRLETEAYFGDELRPVYGEREILHMIDVRDLFVAGRNIRNLGALAFAALMVLMIYKDRDWKKNIWNFLFYTMLGNILFFGVLALLMYVDFGRYFVIFHLIFFDNDLWLLNPQTDTLIQMLPQPFFYNTAYMITGIYAGTMVFLGALGLFMKKRQRKNVIE, from the coding sequence ATGAATCGATGGCTGAAACGGTTACTATATATCCTGGCGGGGATCCTATTAAGTGTGGTCCTCCTATTGACGGCAACAGAGCTGGTATCTTTTAATGTGGATCACTATCTTACCCAATTTGAGCGTTATGATGTACCGGAGGTCACGGGCATGGACATGGATAACCTGGAGTATACCGTGGAGGATATGCACCGGTATCTTCGGGGGGATGACCGCCACCGCTTGGAGACGGAAGCCTATTTCGGTGACGAGCTGCGCCCGGTATATGGAGAGCGGGAGATTCTTCATATGATCGATGTACGGGACCTCTTTGTGGCGGGGAGAAATATTCGGAACCTGGGAGCCCTGGCTTTTGCAGCCTTAATGGTGTTAATGATCTATAAGGACCGGGACTGGAAGAAAAACATCTGGAATTTCCTTTTTTATACCATGCTGGGGAATATTCTGTTTTTCGGAGTGTTGGCTTTGTTGATGTATGTGGATTTCGGACGGTATTTTGTAATTTTCCACTTGATTTTCTTCGACAATGATCTATGGCTGTTAAATCCCCAAACCGATACCTTGATCCAAATGCTGCCCCAGCCCTTCTTTTATAATACCGCGTACATGATTACGGGAATTTATGCGGGGACCATGGTTTTTCTCGGAGCGCTGGGTTTGTTTATGAAAAAACGACAACGGAAGAACGTTATAGAGTGA
- the ligA gene encoding NAD-dependent DNA ligase LigA, producing the protein MANQKENLIHGGKKTEQMQKLVEKLNDYAYHYYTLDNPLVSDKEYDALYEELEALEEETGMQLQNSPTRRVGGEPLEKFEPHRHIRPLLSLDKSKSVEDLRDWETRMKRILANDTESATEPLEYVVEYKFDGLTLSLTYEKGELVQGASRGNGEVGEGILEQVKTIKSIPLSIPHQGTLEVQGEGLMALSVLEEYNKNAKTPLKNARNGAAGALRNLDPKVTATRNLDAFFYHINYYEDRGFKSHMEMIQFLKDQRLPVDPHIYLCKNMEAVIEKIEALEKTIKDLDYLTDGIVIKVNNLKTREKLGYTQKFPRWAMAYKFEAQEMTTLLRDVIWQVGRTGKLTPTAILEPVEIGGVTVGRATLNNYGDIQRKDVKVGCQVWLRRSNDVIPEIMGVVKESCGEAEEIEKPVNCPACGTEVVEKGAHIFCPNSLSCKPQLVSRISHFSSRDAMDIEGLSEKITEQLHDEVGLRGIADLYRLEYEDLIQLERFGDKKTKNILAAIEDSKDCALSQFVYALGIPNVGRKTAKDLARHYKTLENLRKAEVEELISLGDIGEIVARSVVDFFQEERIKESIDALLAAGVNPKPETPPGNGNLSGVENTEGDKSLAEEHPFYGKTMVITGSFQHFSSRKEIQTYLEEAGAKVTGSVSKKTDILIVGEDPGSKLQKAERLQAEGAEIEILTESEFIEKKGT; encoded by the coding sequence ATGGCAAATCAGAAGGAAAATCTCATACATGGCGGGAAAAAGACAGAGCAGATGCAAAAGCTGGTGGAAAAACTGAATGACTACGCCTATCACTATTATACCCTGGACAATCCTTTAGTCAGCGACAAAGAGTACGACGCGCTCTATGAAGAGCTGGAGGCTTTGGAAGAAGAGACCGGTATGCAACTGCAAAATTCTCCCACCCGAAGAGTGGGCGGTGAGCCCTTGGAGAAGTTCGAACCCCATCGGCATATTCGCCCGCTGCTCAGTCTCGATAAGTCCAAAAGCGTTGAAGATTTACGGGACTGGGAAACCCGGATGAAGCGGATTTTAGCCAACGATACCGAGTCCGCTACCGAACCCTTGGAATACGTGGTGGAATATAAATTTGACGGGTTAACCCTGAGTCTTACCTATGAAAAGGGAGAACTGGTCCAAGGGGCCAGTCGGGGAAACGGAGAAGTGGGGGAAGGGATTTTAGAACAGGTAAAGACCATTAAGTCCATTCCCCTGTCCATTCCCCATCAGGGAACCTTAGAAGTGCAGGGGGAAGGGCTGATGGCTCTTTCGGTGTTGGAGGAATACAACAAAAATGCGAAGACCCCCTTAAAAAATGCCCGAAACGGTGCGGCGGGAGCCCTTCGTAATCTCGACCCCAAGGTTACGGCAACAAGGAATTTGGATGCCTTTTTTTATCATATCAACTATTATGAGGACCGGGGGTTTAAGAGCCATATGGAAATGATTCAGTTTTTAAAGGATCAGCGCCTCCCTGTGGACCCCCATATTTATCTATGCAAAAACATGGAAGCGGTTATCGAAAAAATTGAAGCCCTGGAAAAAACCATCAAGGACCTGGACTATTTAACCGACGGAATTGTCATTAAGGTGAATAACTTAAAAACCCGGGAAAAACTGGGCTATACCCAGAAATTTCCCCGATGGGCCATGGCCTATAAATTTGAAGCCCAGGAGATGACCACCCTGCTTCGGGATGTGATCTGGCAGGTGGGCCGTACAGGAAAGCTCACCCCCACGGCGATTTTAGAGCCCGTGGAAATCGGAGGGGTCACCGTGGGACGGGCGACCCTGAACAACTACGGAGACATCCAGCGAAAAGACGTAAAAGTGGGCTGTCAGGTGTGGCTTCGAAGATCCAATGATGTCATCCCGGAGATTATGGGGGTGGTAAAGGAGAGCTGCGGTGAGGCCGAGGAGATTGAAAAGCCGGTCAACTGTCCCGCCTGTGGCACGGAAGTGGTGGAAAAAGGGGCTCATATCTTCTGTCCTAATTCCCTGTCCTGTAAACCCCAGCTGGTCTCAAGGATTTCCCATTTTTCCAGTCGGGACGCCATGGATATCGAAGGCCTGAGTGAGAAAATTACGGAGCAACTTCATGATGAAGTGGGGCTTCGGGGGATTGCGGATCTATACCGGTTGGAATATGAAGATTTAATTCAGTTGGAACGCTTCGGGGATAAGAAAACGAAAAACATCCTCGCCGCCATTGAGGACAGTAAAGACTGTGCACTCTCCCAGTTTGTGTACGCCTTGGGAATCCCCAATGTAGGAAGGAAGACCGCTAAGGATTTGGCCAGACATTATAAGACCCTGGAAAACCTGCGGAAGGCGGAGGTTGAGGAGTTGATCAGTCTCGGGGACATCGGAGAAATTGTGGCCCGGTCCGTGGTGGATTTTTTCCAGGAAGAGCGGATCAAAGAAAGCATTGATGCCCTATTGGCCGCGGGAGTAAATCCTAAACCGGAAACCCCACCGGGAAATGGGAACCTGTCCGGGGTAGAAAACACTGAAGGGGACAAAAGCCTCGCCGAAGAACATCCCTTCTACGGGAAAACCATGGTGATCACCGGCAGTTTCCAGCACTTCTCCAGCAGAAAAGAGATTCAGACCTACTTGGAAGAGGCGGGGGCTAAGGTTACGGGAAGCGTGAGCAAGAAGACGGATATCCTGATTGTAGGGGAGGATCCCGGCTCAAAACTTCAAAAAGCGGAGAGATTGCAGGCTGAAGGGGCGGAGATCGAAATTCTGACAGAAAGTGAATTTATTGAGAAGAAGGGGACCTAG
- the gatC gene encoding Asp-tRNA(Asn)/Glu-tRNA(Gln) amidotransferase subunit GatC, with translation MERFERKELNRLCRQSRLRLKNKEIRKLQEDLQELSGYLTKLEGIEVTNTYEAIEEGYWMHKNKTPLRKDRVEEFDQKELMRKNFPKRNHNFVTVPKVIK, from the coding sequence ATGGAACGTTTTGAAAGAAAAGAACTGAATCGCTTATGCCGCCAAAGCAGACTGCGGTTAAAGAATAAAGAAATCCGTAAACTGCAAGAAGACCTACAGGAACTTTCCGGCTATTTAACAAAGCTTGAAGGAATAGAAGTTACCAATACCTACGAAGCCATAGAAGAGGGGTACTGGATGCATAAAAACAAAACCCCCCTTCGAAAGGACCGGGTGGAAGAGTTTGATCAAAAGGAGCTAATGAGAAAGAATTTTCCAAAGAGAAATCATAATTTTGTGACGGTACCGAAAGTGATCAAATAA